From a single Okeanomitos corallinicola TIOX110 genomic region:
- the ruvX gene encoding Holliday junction resolvase RuvX, whose translation MIPQQQSKFISALGLDVGSKRIGLAGCDGTGLIATGLVTIERKSFKEDVEKIQQIVNERQVQILVVGLPYSMDGSLGFQARHVQKFTNRLSQALQLPVEYVDERLTSFQAEQMLIAENRSPSRHKGLIDRKAAALILQQWLDTRRINTKISAEFFED comes from the coding sequence GTGATACCTCAGCAGCAATCAAAATTTATCTCCGCTTTGGGTTTAGATGTGGGTAGTAAACGCATTGGTTTGGCAGGGTGTGATGGGACTGGCTTGATCGCAACTGGCTTAGTCACAATTGAGCGTAAATCATTTAAAGAGGATGTGGAAAAAATACAACAGATAGTGAATGAGCGCCAAGTGCAAATTCTAGTTGTAGGTTTACCATACTCCATGGATGGTTCTTTGGGCTTTCAGGCTCGTCATGTACAGAAATTTACCAACAGGCTGTCCCAAGCTCTACAACTACCCGTCGAATATGTAGATGAACGATTAACTTCTTTTCAAGCAGAACAGATGCTAATTGCAGAAAATCGTTCTCCTTCTCGTCACAAAGGTTTGATAGACCGTAAAGCCGCAGCTTTGATTCTGCAACAGTGGCTTGATACTAGGCGTATTAATACTAAAATTTCAGCAGAATTTTTTGAAGATTGA
- a CDS encoding DUF3727 domain-containing protein: MYSSGFPEENDRDDATAITLTDEKERTLECYVEHSLSVNGQEYVLLLPVDSPIEIFAWQGKGEEEEAILVEDDVEIDAVFSTAQAVLSEQNLMIKNTAYALTVAGELPPVEESEIFTLEIEDEETELEPEQLQLLTNFYHQDQEYSIYTPLDPLLFFARITNTGKPELLSPEEFRQVQPLLEEHLFNQVE, encoded by the coding sequence ATGTATTCCTCTGGATTCCCTGAAGAAAATGACCGTGACGACGCTACTGCTATCACTTTAACAGATGAAAAGGAGCGGACTCTTGAATGTTATGTTGAGCATTCCCTTTCTGTGAATGGACAAGAATATGTTTTACTTTTACCTGTTGATTCTCCCATAGAAATTTTTGCTTGGCAGGGTAAAGGAGAAGAAGAAGAAGCTATTTTGGTAGAAGATGATGTCGAAATTGATGCTGTTTTTAGTACCGCTCAAGCAGTTCTTTCTGAGCAAAATTTGATGATTAAAAATACTGCTTATGCTTTGACAGTAGCAGGTGAATTGCCGCCAGTGGAAGAGTCAGAAATTTTCACCTTGGAAATTGAAGATGAAGAAACAGAGTTAGAACCGGAGCAGTTACAGCTACTGACTAATTTTTACCATCAAGATCAAGAGTATTCTATTTATACTCCCTTAGACCCGCTACTATTTTTTGCTCGGATCACTAACACAGGTAAACCTGAATTACTATCTCCTGAAGAATTTCGTCAAGTGCAACCACTTTTGGAGGAACATCTGTTCAACCAGGTTGAATAG
- a CDS encoding YqeG family HAD IIIA-type phosphatase, with protein MKAWTNLLQPDLILDGSVLTLTPDIVKQHGLKGLVLDVDDTLVPVTVSAASLELQQWVAEIRIYTDLYLVSNNLSESRIGSIASSLDIPYYLGAAKPSRRKIRAALQAMNLPANQVAMVGDRLFTDVIAGNRLGMFTILVEPIVHGDTVLRSHPIRNFEVWVSEILGASITPRYTKVNKN; from the coding sequence ATGAAAGCTTGGACAAATCTCTTACAGCCTGACTTGATTTTAGATGGCTCAGTGCTGACCTTAACACCAGATATTGTTAAACAGCATGGATTAAAAGGGTTAGTTTTAGATGTAGATGACACCTTAGTCCCAGTGACAGTAAGTGCTGCTTCTCTAGAACTACAACAATGGGTAGCAGAAATACGTATTTATACTGATTTATACTTAGTAAGTAATAATCTTAGTGAATCCCGTATTGGTAGTATTGCTAGTTCCTTGGATATACCTTATTACTTAGGTGCTGCTAAACCCTCACGGCGTAAAATTAGGGCTGCACTTCAAGCCATGAATTTACCTGCAAATCAGGTGGCCATGGTAGGCGATCGCCTATTTACCGATGTGATAGCAGGCAATCGTTTAGGAATGTTCACTATTTTAGTTGAACCAATTGTTCATGGAGATACGGTTTTGCGTTCTCATCCCATCCGTAATTTTGAAGTTTGGGTATCAGAAATATTGGGTGCTTCGATCACTCCTAGATACACAAAAGTTAACAAAAATTGA
- the proB gene encoding glutamate 5-kinase: MTKTIVVKIGTSSLTQPETGQLALSTIASLTETLCNLRNQGHQVVLVSSGAVGVGCARLGLTERPRAIALKQAVAAVGQGRLMRIYDDLFTTLQQPIAQVLLTRADLVQRSRYLNVYNTFHELLGLGVIPIVNENDTVAVEELKFGDNDTLSALVASLVEADWLFLLTDVDKLYSADPRTVPDARPINLVSNIEDLQIQTGGKGSQWGTGGMVTKISAARIAIAAGVRTVITQGRSPHDIEKIIQGEAIGTHFEPQPEPTSARKRWIAYGLVPAGKLYLDDGAIHAISEDGKSLLAAGIKTIEGEFDSQEAVQLCDINGHEIARGLVNYNSEELQKIRGCHSRDIQGILGYVDADTVIHRDNLVLI; encoded by the coding sequence ATGACTAAAACAATAGTTGTTAAAATCGGAACTTCTAGCCTGACACAACCAGAAACAGGACAATTAGCCCTTTCTACCATTGCATCTTTAACAGAAACCCTTTGTAATTTAAGAAACCAAGGACATCAAGTAGTTTTAGTTTCCTCCGGTGCTGTCGGTGTGGGCTGTGCGCGACTGGGTTTAACAGAACGTCCCAGAGCGATCGCCCTCAAACAAGCAGTAGCAGCCGTTGGACAAGGTCGCTTAATGCGTATTTATGATGACTTATTTACAACATTACAACAACCCATAGCCCAAGTATTATTAACTAGAGCAGATTTAGTACAACGTAGCCGCTATCTTAATGTTTATAATACCTTTCATGAATTATTAGGATTGGGAGTGATTCCCATAGTTAATGAAAATGATACAGTAGCAGTAGAAGAACTGAAATTTGGCGATAACGATACCCTCTCTGCTCTGGTTGCCAGTTTAGTAGAAGCAGACTGGTTATTTTTACTGACAGACGTTGATAAACTATATTCAGCAGATCCCCGGACAGTACCAGATGCTCGCCCCATTAACCTAGTCAGCAACATAGAAGACTTGCAAATTCAAACTGGGGGAAAGGGTTCACAGTGGGGTACTGGGGGGATGGTAACAAAAATATCTGCTGCGAGAATTGCGATCGCCGCTGGAGTGCGAACCGTCATCACTCAAGGACGTTCTCCTCATGACATCGAAAAAATTATTCAAGGGGAAGCAATAGGAACACATTTTGAACCCCAACCAGAACCCACATCAGCCAGAAAACGCTGGATAGCGTATGGTTTAGTTCCAGCAGGAAAATTATATTTAGACGATGGGGCAATTCACGCCATTTCTGAAGATGGAAAATCCTTATTAGCAGCAGGAATTAAAACTATAGAAGGGGAATTTGACAGCCAAGAAGCAGTGCAATTGTGTGATATTAACGGTCATGAAATTGCTAGAGGATTAGTGAATTATAACAGTGAAGAATTACAAAAAATTCGTGGTTGTCATTCACGGGATATTCAGGGGATTTTAGGTTATGTAGATGCAGATACCGTTATTCATCGGGATAATTTGGTTTTAATTTAA
- a CDS encoding Uma2 family endonuclease: MTQALETSIILPEEEQRFYRRGVSWEKFQAIQNSFENVPGVRLFYCEGVLEIVGVGKAHEFITSLIGLLLAQYFLAKEIEFFPSGSYSQIIPGVVEYQADLSYCLETDKERPDLCIEVVITSGSPIKLQKYKLMQVPEVWFWEDGTLEVYCLREAEYEKVSNSELLPELDLSALLD; this comes from the coding sequence ATGACTCAAGCCTTAGAAACTTCTATTATTTTACCAGAAGAAGAACAACGCTTCTACCGTCGGGGAGTTAGTTGGGAAAAATTTCAAGCAATTCAAAATAGCTTTGAAAATGTGCCAGGGGTGCGTTTATTTTATTGCGAGGGAGTTTTAGAAATTGTGGGTGTTGGTAAAGCGCATGAATTTATAACATCTTTAATAGGTTTGTTACTGGCACAGTATTTTTTAGCTAAAGAAATTGAATTTTTCCCCAGTGGTAGTTATTCGCAGATAATTCCTGGTGTAGTTGAGTATCAAGCAGATTTATCTTATTGTTTGGAAACAGATAAAGAGCGACCAGATTTGTGTATTGAAGTAGTGATTACTAGCGGTAGTCCTATCAAATTACAGAAATACAAATTAATGCAAGTTCCCGAAGTTTGGTTTTGGGAAGATGGCACACTTGAGGTTTATTGCTTGCGAGAAGCAGAATATGAGAAAGTTAGTAATAGTGAATTATTACCAGAATTAGATTTATCGGCTCTCCTAGACTAG
- a CDS encoding DUF29 domain-containing protein: MVSIPKTATRLYDTDFLAWTQQTAELIRAEKWDRVDWEAVVEEIESLGRSDKRELKSRLEILLQHLLKWQYQPNLRSGYWQNTITEQRNRIEDLLQDSPSLNPYLEEILAECYRRGKKLASNETGISQNTFPADLPYTVTQILDMEFLP, from the coding sequence ATGGTTTCTATTCCCAAAACAGCAACCCGTTTGTATGATACTGATTTTCTCGCATGGACACAACAAACAGCTGAATTAATCCGCGCTGAAAAATGGGATAGGGTAGATTGGGAAGCGGTTGTTGAGGAGATTGAAAGTTTGGGAAGGTCAGATAAACGAGAGTTAAAAAGCCGATTGGAGATATTATTACAGCATTTGCTAAAATGGCAATATCAGCCTAATTTACGAAGTGGTTATTGGCAAAATACAATTACAGAACAACGCAACCGCATTGAAGATTTATTACAAGATAGTCCTAGTCTTAATCCTTATTTAGAAGAAATATTAGCTGAGTGCTACCGCAGAGGTAAAAAACTAGCAAGTAACGAAACAGGAATTTCTCAAAATACCTTTCCAGCAGATTTACCTTACACTGTGACTCAAATTCTGGATATGGAATTTTTACCATAA
- the lysS gene encoding lysine--tRNA ligase, which produces MFWADKIAADAQGFQVVNDSKTPSGRVHVGSLRGVVIHDVIYRALKHAGKPVKFLYGVDDYDALDTVPKYLDKEKFKPYLGFPLCNVPSPGEGASDYAKYFIGEFFEIFEYLGVKPETYFLRDLYRSGKLNSYIDTFLKNAHLVREAYKEVSKADRPDNWYPFQVICENCGKIATTVTTDYNGSEVFYTCQPDATNYTQGCGHSGWVSPFNGNGKLPWKVEWVAKWDVLGVTIEMAGKDHSQKGGSRDVANAISRKVLDKEPPFHSRYEFILVNGTKMSSSKGVGSSAQEIADLLPSELLRFLMLRTQPKTVINFSPNYDTVTRLFRDYDTLISKYQDNSELTEELMSLFYAQLGDEIKPFQPFDYSTLISLLQVPRLNIQDEVVQRTANPLTEYDQFIVDQRIASAQKWLQDYADEEEKLVLYLEEVPEKANTLTAEQVSYVQKLAENLENAANWEAEALQTVIFSTTKELQVPPANAFKALYLAFLNKERGPKAGGLFSYLEKSFVISRLQDVVNLNQSKV; this is translated from the coding sequence ATGTTTTGGGCTGATAAAATCGCTGCTGATGCACAAGGTTTCCAGGTAGTTAATGATTCTAAGACTCCTTCAGGACGGGTTCACGTCGGGTCATTGCGGGGTGTGGTTATTCATGATGTTATTTACCGTGCCTTGAAACACGCAGGTAAGCCCGTGAAATTTTTATACGGTGTGGATGACTACGACGCACTAGATACCGTTCCCAAATATTTAGACAAGGAAAAATTTAAGCCTTATTTGGGTTTTCCTCTGTGTAATGTTCCTTCTCCTGGTGAGGGTGCGAGTGATTACGCTAAATATTTCATTGGCGAATTTTTTGAAATTTTTGAGTATTTAGGAGTTAAACCAGAAACTTATTTTTTACGGGATTTATATCGTTCTGGTAAACTTAATTCCTACATTGATACTTTCTTAAAAAATGCTCACTTAGTCAGAGAAGCATATAAAGAAGTCAGTAAAGCAGACCGTCCTGATAACTGGTATCCTTTTCAGGTTATTTGTGAAAATTGCGGTAAAATTGCCACAACTGTAACGACCGATTATAACGGTTCGGAGGTTTTTTACACCTGTCAACCAGATGCAACTAACTACACACAAGGTTGTGGTCATTCTGGTTGGGTTTCTCCTTTTAATGGCAATGGAAAATTACCTTGGAAAGTGGAATGGGTTGCTAAGTGGGATGTATTGGGTGTAACTATTGAAATGGCAGGTAAAGACCATTCTCAAAAAGGTGGTTCTAGGGATGTTGCTAATGCCATTTCTCGCAAAGTTTTAGATAAAGAACCTCCTTTCCATTCCCGCTATGAATTTATTCTTGTCAATGGGACAAAAATGAGTTCTTCTAAGGGTGTGGGTTCGAGTGCGCAAGAAATTGCCGATTTATTACCATCTGAGTTATTACGGTTTTTGATGTTAAGAACTCAGCCGAAAACAGTAATTAATTTCTCTCCCAATTATGACACAGTTACCCGTCTATTTAGGGATTACGATACTTTAATTAGTAAGTATCAGGATAATTCTGAATTAACTGAGGAATTAATGTCTTTGTTTTATGCTCAGTTGGGTGATGAGATTAAACCTTTCCAACCTTTTGATTACAGTACCTTAATTTCTCTGTTGCAAGTTCCCCGTTTAAATATTCAGGATGAGGTGGTACAAAGAACTGCAAATCCTTTAACTGAGTATGATCAATTTATTGTAGATCAAAGAATTGCTTCTGCTCAAAAATGGTTGCAAGATTACGCGGATGAGGAAGAAAAGTTAGTTCTGTATTTAGAAGAAGTACCAGAAAAAGCTAATACTTTAACTGCTGAACAGGTAAGTTATGTGCAGAAATTAGCTGAGAATTTAGAAAATGCTGCTAACTGGGAAGCGGAAGCATTGCAAACGGTGATTTTCTCAACTACTAAGGAGTTACAAGTTCCTCCAGCTAATGCTTTTAAGGCTTTGTATCTAGCATTTTTAAATAAAGAACGGGGACCCAAAGCTGGCGGTTTGTTCTCTTATTTAGAGAAGTCTTTTGTAATTTCTAGATTGCAAGATGTTGTGAATTTGAATCAGTCAAAAGTTTAG
- a CDS encoding DUF29 family protein: MTQELIDLRNSILQGHYAEALEIVDELEGMSKQAILRNIQSYLKILLIHLIKNQVERRLTASWVASIRNAIREIKKINLKDNKKSYYVNEDEWSNLIEEEVIEDAIVDASFEVMNGKYSRSQLAEIVDKDEILATANKFLSLTYVYSAKELPVIMDDYISQLVGGEDF; the protein is encoded by the coding sequence ATGACTCAGGAATTAATAGACCTCAGAAATAGTATTTTGCAAGGACATTACGCAGAAGCTTTAGAAATTGTGGATGAATTGGAAGGAATGAGCAAACAAGCTATTCTGCGAAATATCCAATCCTATTTAAAAATTTTATTGATTCATTTGATTAAAAACCAAGTAGAACGGAGATTAACAGCTTCTTGGGTTGCTTCTATTCGTAATGCTATTAGAGAAATTAAAAAGATAAATTTGAAGGATAATAAAAAATCCTATTATGTCAATGAAGATGAATGGAGTAATTTAATTGAGGAAGAAGTGATTGAGGATGCGATAGTTGATGCGAGTTTTGAGGTGATGAATGGTAAATATAGTCGTTCCCAACTTGCAGAAATTGTAGATAAGGATGAGATTTTAGCTACTGCTAATAAATTCTTGTCTTTAACTTATGTTTATTCTGCTAAGGAGTTACCTGTAATTATGGATGATTATATCAGTCAGTTAGTTGGTGGAGAAGATTTCTAA
- the aroH gene encoding chorismate mutase: MDWQMRAIRGATTVAENSVEAITEAVTELIDELEQRNKLRPTEILSVTFSVTRDLDAIFPAAIARSRPLWDSVAMLDVQQMHVEGSLQHCIRFLIHAYLPNSAPVQHIYLRQAAKLRPDWGLEKLQTSQHAVKSKV; the protein is encoded by the coding sequence GTGGATTGGCAAATGCGGGCAATTCGTGGTGCAACAACCGTTGCAGAAAATAGCGTAGAAGCAATTACAGAAGCAGTGACAGAATTAATTGATGAATTAGAACAGCGGAACAAACTGCGACCAACAGAAATTTTAAGTGTTACTTTTTCTGTCACCCGTGATTTAGATGCTATTTTCCCAGCAGCGATCGCCCGCAGTCGTCCTTTATGGGATAGTGTAGCCATGTTAGATGTTCAGCAAATGCACGTTGAAGGCAGCTTACAGCACTGCATCCGATTTTTGATTCACGCCTATTTGCCAAATTCTGCCCCTGTTCAACACATTTATTTGCGTCAAGCGGCTAAATTACGACCAGATTGGGGTTTAGAAAAGTTACAAACCTCACAACACGCAGTCAAATCAAAGGTTTAA
- the sppA gene encoding signal peptide peptidase SppA has protein sequence MIWPFRPKFRKQIARIEITGAIASATRKRVLEALKTVEEKKFPALLLRIDSPGGTVGDSQEIYSALKQLGKKTKIVASFGNISASGGVYIGMGAEHIMSNPGTITGSIGVILRGNNIERLLEKVGVSFKVIKSGPYKDILSFDRELTETEQDILQELINVSYQQFVQTVAQARSLEVETVKTFADGRIFTGEQALELGLVDRLGTEEEARRWTAELVGLDPEKTPCYTLEERKPLLGRILPGSRQAKSGIRTGIDWWEFEMSTSGLPLWLYRP, from the coding sequence ATGATTTGGCCGTTTAGACCTAAGTTTCGTAAACAAATTGCGCGGATTGAAATTACTGGTGCGATCGCTAGTGCTACCCGCAAAAGGGTATTAGAAGCCCTAAAAACCGTAGAAGAAAAAAAGTTTCCAGCTTTACTGCTACGTATTGACAGTCCTGGTGGTACGGTGGGAGACTCCCAAGAAATATACAGCGCCCTGAAGCAATTAGGCAAAAAGACGAAAATAGTCGCCAGTTTTGGCAATATATCGGCTTCTGGTGGTGTTTACATTGGCATGGGAGCGGAACACATTATGTCCAACCCAGGCACAATTACGGGTAGTATTGGCGTAATTTTGCGGGGAAATAACATAGAACGCTTACTAGAAAAAGTAGGTGTTTCCTTTAAAGTGATCAAATCCGGACCTTATAAAGATATTTTGTCTTTTGATCGGGAACTAACAGAAACAGAACAAGACATATTGCAAGAGTTGATCAATGTCAGCTATCAGCAGTTTGTACAAACAGTAGCTCAAGCTCGTTCCCTAGAGGTAGAGACTGTAAAAACCTTCGCTGATGGGAGAATTTTTACAGGAGAGCAAGCCTTAGAATTAGGACTTGTAGACCGTTTAGGAACAGAAGAAGAAGCACGACGTTGGACTGCGGAATTAGTAGGACTTGATCCAGAGAAAACACCTTGCTATACCCTAGAAGAACGGAAACCATTATTGGGTCGGATTCTACCAGGGAGTCGTCAGGCCAAATCTGGAATTAGGACTGGAATTGATTGGTGGGAATTTGAAATGTCTACAAGTGGTTTACCCTTGTGGTTATATAGACCGTAG
- a CDS encoding MlaE family lipid ABC transporter permease subunit, producing the protein MSQTIFKSSLGAWVQRLLAAIFLGGQVIVHLMKGKIHRRNTLEQLAAVGPDSLFIALLTAIFVGAVFTIQVAREFINFGAGNLVGGVLAVALTRELTPVLTAVILAGRVGSAFAAEIGTMKVTEQIDALYMLKTDPIDYLVIPRIIACLLMLPILTLLSLITGMLGGMIIAINIYNLSDTVFLDSARNFLDIWDILSAMLKASCFGVLIAIIGCSWGLTTTGGAKGVGQSTTTAVVTALLIIFISNFFLSWLMFQGTGGGLNPGL; encoded by the coding sequence TTGAGCCAGACTATCTTTAAATCCAGTTTAGGTGCATGGGTTCAGCGATTACTAGCAGCGATTTTTTTAGGTGGACAAGTAATAGTTCATCTCATGAAAGGAAAAATCCATCGCCGCAACACCCTAGAACAACTAGCCGCAGTTGGTCCAGACTCTCTATTTATTGCCTTACTCACAGCCATATTTGTGGGTGCTGTATTTACCATTCAAGTAGCCAGGGAATTTATCAACTTTGGCGCAGGAAATCTAGTCGGGGGAGTTTTAGCAGTAGCCCTCACCAGAGAACTAACACCCGTGCTGACCGCAGTAATTTTAGCCGGAAGGGTAGGCTCTGCCTTTGCAGCAGAAATAGGCACAATGAAAGTCACCGAACAAATTGATGCCCTATATATGCTGAAAACAGACCCCATTGATTATTTAGTCATTCCCCGGATTATTGCCTGTTTATTAATGTTACCCATCCTCACCCTACTATCCTTAATTACCGGAATGCTGGGAGGAATGATCATTGCCATCAACATTTATAACCTTTCCGATACAGTATTCTTAGACTCAGCCCGCAACTTTCTGGACATTTGGGACATATTGAGTGCCATGCTCAAAGCCAGTTGCTTTGGTGTTCTCATTGCCATCATTGGTTGTAGCTGGGGGTTAACTACCACAGGAGGAGCTAAAGGCGTAGGACAATCAACAACCACAGCCGTTGTTACTGCCTTGTTAATTATTTTTATTAGCAACTTTTTTCTATCATGGTTAATGTTCCAAGGCACAGGTGGAGGACTAAACCCAGGACTGTAA
- a CDS encoding DUF3119 family protein, with protein sequence MTTSSVPNSISTVELKPSYNIPVVLVLTAIPLLLLQPWLGGIFAILGLFLMLQAVTLRFQFTATDFDIYRGEKLIKRFPYQEWQNWRIFWHRVPILFYFKEINSIHFLPILFDPKTLKSCLEQRCPRI encoded by the coding sequence GTGACCACTTCATCCGTGCCTAACAGCATATCTACAGTAGAACTCAAGCCAAGTTACAATATCCCTGTTGTGTTGGTATTGACTGCCATTCCTTTATTATTGCTGCAACCGTGGTTAGGGGGAATATTTGCCATACTAGGATTATTCCTGATGTTGCAAGCCGTAACATTGCGGTTTCAATTTACCGCCACCGACTTTGATATTTACCGTGGTGAAAAGTTAATTAAGCGTTTTCCTTACCAAGAATGGCAAAACTGGCGAATTTTTTGGCATAGAGTCCCCATCCTGTTTTATTTTAAAGAAATCAACAGTATTCACTTTTTACCGATTTTGTTTGACCCCAAAACCTTAAAATCTTGTTTAGAACAGCGTTGTCCACGAATTTAG
- a CDS encoding DUF3086 domain-containing protein, giving the protein MNPEESQTPKLTDEWWEETPAESSTEKIQENLLKDDDSALAAETATSLEQSQLDAVNLESSTFPEEPKIELTQESNSELVSAKVETGVQSDLELDSLYTQATQRVTELQATEAALKAEITQLQITHKTLQGQVSETQTALSKMVQESLELLEQRKQALQISVEQLERRQERIRNEMRTTFAGTSQDLAIRVQGFKDYLTGSLQDLAAAAEQLQLVPPVREREKPVVREAKAVEKQPSTLQFSQQQFQDTNKQIRRLIDQYRNQPDYYGPPWQLRRTFEPVHAEKVSNWFFTLGGRGALRTMGSRLQNILIASSAISILHKLYGGSLRTLILANSPERLGEWRRGLQDCLGIGRPDFGPDRGVVLFEASTALAQKAERLVKSNQMPLIIVDDSEEQISLGLLQFPLWLAFAPDPKMMRNRDFDDDF; this is encoded by the coding sequence ATGAACCCAGAGGAATCCCAAACTCCCAAACTCACCGATGAATGGTGGGAAGAGACACCAGCAGAAAGTTCTACAGAGAAAATACAGGAAAACCTCTTAAAAGATGATGATTCAGCATTAGCAGCAGAAACAGCAACATCATTAGAGCAGTCACAACTAGATGCTGTTAATTTGGAGTCATCCACATTCCCTGAAGAACCTAAAATAGAACTGACACAAGAATCTAACAGTGAGTTGGTATCAGCCAAAGTAGAAACCGGGGTACAGTCAGATTTGGAACTTGATTCACTATACACACAAGCAACCCAGCGAGTAACTGAGTTACAAGCAACAGAAGCAGCTCTCAAAGCCGAAATTACCCAACTGCAAATTACCCACAAAACCCTCCAGGGACAAGTCAGCGAAACTCAAACAGCACTGTCAAAAATGGTGCAAGAGTCCTTAGAACTGTTAGAACAACGTAAACAGGCATTGCAAATTTCCGTCGAACAACTCGAAAGAAGACAAGAACGGATTCGTAATGAAATGCGAACTACTTTTGCAGGGACATCACAAGATTTAGCAATTCGGGTACAAGGTTTTAAAGACTACCTCACAGGCAGTTTACAGGATTTAGCCGCTGCCGCAGAGCAGTTACAACTTGTGCCACCGGTGAGAGAAAGAGAAAAACCTGTAGTCAGAGAAGCAAAAGCAGTAGAAAAACAACCCAGTACACTACAATTTTCTCAGCAGCAGTTTCAAGATACAAACAAACAAATTAGGCGTTTAATTGACCAATATCGCAATCAACCTGATTATTATGGTCCGCCTTGGCAGCTAAGACGCACTTTTGAACCTGTTCATGCAGAAAAAGTATCAAATTGGTTTTTTACCTTGGGTGGTAGAGGTGCTTTGCGGACTATGGGTAGCCGTTTGCAGAATATTTTGATTGCTTCATCGGCAATTTCGATATTACATAAATTATACGGTGGTAGTCTACGTACCCTAATTTTAGCCAATAGTCCAGAACGTTTGGGTGAATGGCGACGGGGTTTACAAGATTGTTTAGGGATTGGTCGTCCTGATTTTGGACCAGATAGAGGTGTGGTATTGTTTGAAGCATCTACAGCTTTAGCCCAAAAAGCGGAAAGATTAGTTAAATCTAATCAAATGCCTTTGATTATCGTTGATGATTCGGAAGAACAAATTAGTTTAGGTTTACTACAATTTCCATTGTGGTTGGCTTTTGCACCAGATCCGAAAATGATGCGAAATCGGGATTTTGATGATGATTTTTAA